Part of the Streptomyces europaeiscabiei genome is shown below.
GTGGAAGGGGCACCGCCCCTGAGAACGGGACGGGACGGGACCGGTAGGGGCGGCGGGGCGAGAAAATCAGCGCTCGCCACGGGCCCGCCCCAGCAACCACAACACATACGGCCCCGGCTACGGCTACGGCCCCGGTCCAGCGACGTCAGTGCCCCCACCGGAACCCGGTTCCGGTGGGGGCACGAGTGTCCGCGCAGGCCGCGACGACGACCGCCCGGATGCGGGGGCGGCGGGACAGCCGGATGATGGACGGGGGAGAGGCAGGCGGTCGCGGCGCGATCACCACCAGGGGGGTTCCGAGGTGTGAGCGACATGCCCCTGCAGAAAACCCGACCGGGCACGGTCCACAGGGTCCGCCCGGACATCAGCGTTCTGGCCGACAGCCTGGAGGTCCCGGGGATCGGACACATCCCGGTGAACGCCTTCGTGCTGCTGGCCGCCCAGCCGGTGGTGGTCGACACCGGCCTGGGCCTGCCCGACCGGAACTTCGTCGAGACGCTCAGCACGGTGCTGGACCCGGCGGACGTGCGCTGGATCTGGCTCACCCACCCCGACCGCGACCACACGGGCGGCATCTTCGACCTGCTGGCGGCGGCGCCCGAGGCACGCGTCGTGACGACCTTCGTCGCAGCGGGCATCCTCTCCTGCGAACGCCCGCTGCCCCTGGACCGCTGTTATCTCCTCAACCCCGGCGAGACGATGGACATCGGCGACCGCACCCTCACCGGCTTCCGCCCGCCGCTGTTCGACAACCCCGCCACCGTCGGCTTCTTCGACGACCACTCCGGCGTCTGCTTCAGCTCCGACTGCTTCGGCGCGCCTCTGCCCACGGCCGAGCTCGCCCAGGCCGACGACGTCCGCGACGTGCCCATCGACGACCTGCGTACCGCCCAACTCCTGTGGGCCACGGTGGACAGCCCCTGGGTCAGGACGGTCGACATGGACAAATACCTGGCGACCTTCCACCCCCTCAAGGACCGCAAGCCCGACCTCGTCCTCTCCACCCACCTCCCCCCGGCCACCGGCATCACCGGCTCCCTCCTCGACACCCTCACCACCGCCCCGGACGCCCCACCCTTCACCGGCCCGGACCAGGCGGCGCTGGAACAGATGCTGGCGGGGTTCGAACCGAACGGGGGCGGCCACGGGCGGTGAGGGCGAACCTCGTGGCGGGAGCCCTCAGTCCCTGACCCCTCTGCTCTCGCTCCTCAGCCCTTGCCCCCGGCCCTCGCCTCGCCGATCGGGCAGGACCCCCCGTCCCGCCGAGCCTTTGCTGCCATGTGCCCGTGGGCGGCAACACGGTTCTACTCAGGTCGAGTTGAGTATGCGCGCTCATGCCCGGCAGGCCCCTGTCCGGCGAGTATCGGTGAAGCGGCGCAGTCGAGAGCGCCGGCCCGATCCAGCTCAGACTCTTACGGAGACTCCTCATGTCCCGACGTATCGCTCTGTCCGTGGCCGCCGGTGTCGTTGTCCTCGGCGGCGCCGGTGCCCTCACTCTTGCCTACGCCGGAGACCAGCCCTTGGCGCTGGCGCACAGCACCGCCCGCTACACCGCTCCCGACGGCGACCGCGACGGCTCCTTCACCTTCGAGACCGACGTCACGGCGTCCTCCGGTGTCAAGAGCGTGAAGGTGCTGGCATGGGCGCAGAGCTCGTTCCTCGCCAAGAACGAGCTGACCGCCAAGGACATGACCCACGTGGAGTCGGCCGTCTGCAAGCCCTCCGGGAAGGACACCGTGCACTGCACGTACCGCGTCAAGGTCACCGGTTCCGACGCCGAGTCCTCCCCGCGCGGTGCCTGGCACGTCGCTGTCCTGGCCACCGCCAAGGACGGCACCACGATCCTGGACACCGAGGCGGCCGACTTCACCGTCAGGTGACCCGGCCGGGCACGCGACCGAGAGCGGGTGTCATCCCGGTTGCCCCGTACGCCCGTATCTCCGTCGACGTGCTCCTCGCGGTGCCTGGTCGTCGGCGACCGCGAGGGCCGGCTGGGCGGGCATGGAATCGCCTGGAGCCCTCGCGCGTTGAGGTCGGTGGGCATCGGATGGCGATGGTGTGCGAGCCGAGTACGCCGAGCCGCCGAGCTGACACGTATGGGAGGGCCGCAATGGCTGCGCAGACGCAGAGGGCCGTGCTGGCGGGCGGGTGTTTCTGGGGGATGCAGGACCTGATCCGCCGGCTCCCGGGGGTGATGGCGACCCGGGTCGGATACACCGGGGGTGACGTGCCGAACGCGACGTATCGCAACCACGGCACGCACGCGGAGGGCATTGAGATCCTTTTCGACCCCGAGAGGACCGACTTCCGCGCGATCCTGGAGTTCTTCTTCCAGATCCACGACCCGAGCACCAAGAACCGCCAGGGCAACGACATCGGCCTCAGCTATCGCTCCGCGATCTACTACGTGGATGACGAGCAGAAGCGGATCGCCGAGGACACGATCGCGGACGTGGACGCCTCCGCACTGTGGCCGGGCAAGGTCGTCACCGAGGTCGAGCCGGTCGGCCCCTTCTGGGAGGCCGAACCCGAGCATCAGGACTACCTGCAGCGCTACCCGGACGGCTACACCTGCCACTTCCCGCGCCCGGGATGGCGGCTGCCCGCCCGCGCGGAGGGCTGACCGGCGAGACGGCCCGGCGGAAGGCGGAGGCTCCGCAGCCGGACTGTGCCTGGCATCCAGGGACGGCGGTGCCGAGCGGAGTGCTGAGGACGGTGCGGCGGTCGAGCAGGTGAACGACGGCTCGGCGCGGCCACGCAGAGCCCGGCGGCCATGCAGAGCCCGGCGGCCATGCAGAGCCTGTTCGGCCTTCGGGAGTGGGCAGCCGGAACGCGAACGTTCCAGGTACCGTCCGCGTTCGGTCCCGCATCCGCTCGGGCTCGGTTCGGCGTACCGTCCGTTCAGTCCGTCGGGGACGCCGCCGCCACCGCCTGCGCCGACGAGTTCCGGATACGGCAGTAGAGCGCGGCCATCGCCTCGCCGCCGCCCTGATAGCGCCATGGCAGGGCGTTGACGTACCCGTCGACCAGCCTGAACTGTTCGAGCGCTGCGTCGTCGCGGTCCTGGAGCGAGAGGTAGTACGCGAGAAGGTGCCGCAGTTCGGGGAGGCGGGGGTGGGTCGGGTCGGCCGAGGCGGCGTCCGCGAGACCGGCGTCCACGCGGCCGATCATCCTCGGCGTACGGTCGACGCTGTTGTCGTCCGAGGTGTCGTGCTCGAAGTGCGCGATGAGCGGGAACGCGGTGAGCAGGCTGCCCAGCGGTGCCCGAGCGGCCGCGCGCTCGGCGAACTCCTTCGCCAGTTTCTCCGAACCCCTCCACTTCGCACACCAGTACTGCAGCGCCGAGAAGTGGGCCTCGTAGTGGTGCGGGGCCCTGGCGGTGATCTCCGACCACAGCTTGTCCATCTGGGAGTTCGGGTAGCCGAGCCCGAGCGCGACCCAGATCTCGGTGATGTACGGCGTCGGGTCGTCGGGGTTGAGCACCGCCGCCCGGCCGATCTCCTCGCGGGAACGTTCCAGCATCCGGTGGAAGCCGCCGAACTGCTCACCGGTCGTGTACTTGGCCTTCTTCCCGCCGCGCAGGTCCCAGGCCAGGATCACGGTGCTGCGGGCCCGTACGACGGCCGCGTCCGGGTCGTCGGGACGGTCCGCCTCCCAGGCGAGCAGCCAGTCGTCCTCCTTGGCCGCGATCTCGGCCAGCAGATACGCGGCAGAGGAGCGGCGTTCCCAGTCCCGGCCTGTGTCGTGCATCATCTTGGCCGCTGCTTTCCAGTCGCCGCCGCGTACGGCGGCGAGCGCCGACTCCTGGGCGGCCGGGAGCGGGCCCGGGAGTCTGGTGTTCTGCCGCTCCGCGGGCAGCAGCCCCATCGCCTCGGCGACGTCCGGGTCGACGTCGGAACTGGGAGAGAAGAACTCCTTGAGGAAGACCCAGGCCATCCAGAGGCCGAAGAGCAGGGTCGGTACCGCCAGGACGGCCAGTACCCATACCAGTACGGTCATCGCGGTGCGTCCGTTTCTCGGTTCGCGGGGCCTTGGGGCGCGGGCAGCAGCGTGCGCAGCGGGCCCGTGTCGGGGTGGTCGGCGACCGCCGCGGAGATCACGGCGCCGAGGTCGGTCTCCGTACCGTCCGGCGCGGGCGGCAGCCGCACCGCGGCCGGCTCCGACCAGGAGAACTCCCAGCGCAGCCGGGAGTGGGCGCTCAGCTCGGCCAGCACCATGCCCTGCAGCGCGTCCGCCAGCGCGGGCCGCACGAACTCGCGAAAGGCCCGGCCCTGCGCCTCGGCCGCCTGGTCCGACAGCGGCAGCCGCCGCGCCAGCTGCCACAGCTGACCGTCGTCGATCACCTTGAGCAGCGCGGGCAGGGACGGGTGGTCCTTGGTGTACATCGCGAGCGCCCGGTGCAGCGCGGTGTCGAGGGAGGCGAAGTTCGCGGCCATCGAGCCGTCGAGCAGTTCCTGCCAGTCGCCGGTGCGCCGGAACCGCAGCACGTCCTCGGCGAGGACCGCGTCCTCCAGCGCCGCCAGGCTCCGGTCCGGGTCGGTGAGCAGACCGAGCGCCGCGCCCCTGGCCTCGTCCGTGCGGCCGTCGGCGGGCAGTGCCTCGATCTGCTCGACGCGGTCGGCGATGGGCGGGTGCGAGTCGTACGGCGACGTCGGCTCGGTCGGCAACTCGGTGCGCAGACCGACCAGTTCGAGCTGGCGGGCGGAGAGCATCCGTCCGTAGCCGCCGAAGAACTCGCCGCGCGGCGGCAGCAGCCGGGCCTCGGATCCGAGCGTGGCGTAGCTGTTCATGTAGAAGCCGAACGCGGCGTCGAGTGCCTGTATCTCGCGCAGCGCCGACGCGGTGGCGTCGCGGCCGGCTATCCGGGCGGCCGCGGCGTCGGCGGCGTACTCCTGGCGGCGCGAACTCGCGAGCGTGGCGCGGATGTACAACTTGGCGTAGCCGATGTAGATCCACGCCATCGCGCGGTACGTGATGCCCGCGCCCGTCGTGTCGATCTCCTTGGCCTTCTTCCCCTTGGCCACGGCCTTGGCGTTCTTCTTCTCCAGCCGGGCCCGCTCACGACCGGCGGACCTGTCGGCCCGCTCCTCGAAGTGCCCGATGGTGCGCAGCACCTGGGCCCGGCCGCGCACGGTGATCGCGGCGAGCCGGGTGTCGGCGTTCGAGTAGTGCCCCAGCTCATGGGCGAGGACCGCGCGCAACTGAGCCTCGGTCAGGCCCTGCAGCAGTGGTACGCCGAGGTAGAGGTGGCGTGGACCGGCCAGCAGACCGAGCAGCCGGGCGTCCTCGCTGACGGCGGCGTTGAGGTCGGCCGTCAGGATGATCCGGGAGGGCACCCGGGTGCCGACCGCGTCGGCCAGTTCCCGTACGGTGCGCCACAGTTCGGGCTCGTCGGCCTCCGTCACCGGCAGGCCCGGCAGATCCTCGCCCTTCGGCGTCCGCAGCATGAACAGACCGCGGACCAGCGGGATCGCCAGCAGTACGGAGACCACGTACAGCTTGGCGGAGAGGCTGGACGGCGCGTACAGGTAGAGCAGGTAATCGGCGCCGGCGAGCGCTGCCAGCAGGATCACGCCGAGCAGATAGAAGCCGGCGAGCAGTACCAGGGCGCGCAGTGCGCGCAGGGTCGCGCCCATTGGGCAGAGTTCCCCCCACGGGAAAGATCGCGAACGATCACTTAAATGGCGAAGGAGGTCAAACTGGACGGCTTGGGGCGTGTCCATGACCGAAAGGTGTGAGGGGTGGAGTATTTCGCACGGGTGTGCGGGGTCGCAAGGGCTTACTGAGGGCCGGCGCCTCATGGGGTGGGGGCGTGGTGCGGGGGTGGCGGCTGCGGGGGCGACGTGGCTGGTCGCGCCGTTCCCCGCCCCCCTCTGAGGGGCCTTCGCCCCTTCCCGTCCCCGTCAGCGCAGCAGCGTCGCCGGACTCCCCCCGTTCGCCTCGTAGCCCGCCACCGCCAGGGCCCGGTA
Proteins encoded:
- a CDS encoding M48 family metallopeptidase, which gives rise to MGATLRALRALVLLAGFYLLGVILLAALAGADYLLYLYAPSSLSAKLYVVSVLLAIPLVRGLFMLRTPKGEDLPGLPVTEADEPELWRTVRELADAVGTRVPSRIILTADLNAAVSEDARLLGLLAGPRHLYLGVPLLQGLTEAQLRAVLAHELGHYSNADTRLAAITVRGRAQVLRTIGHFEERADRSAGRERARLEKKNAKAVAKGKKAKEIDTTGAGITYRAMAWIYIGYAKLYIRATLASSRRQEYAADAAAARIAGRDATASALREIQALDAAFGFYMNSYATLGSEARLLPPRGEFFGGYGRMLSARQLELVGLRTELPTEPTSPYDSHPPIADRVEQIEALPADGRTDEARGAALGLLTDPDRSLAALEDAVLAEDVLRFRRTGDWQELLDGSMAANFASLDTALHRALAMYTKDHPSLPALLKVIDDGQLWQLARRLPLSDQAAEAQGRAFREFVRPALADALQGMVLAELSAHSRLRWEFSWSEPAAVRLPPAPDGTETDLGAVISAAVADHPDTGPLRTLLPAPQGPANRETDAPR
- a CDS encoding MBL fold metallo-hydrolase — translated: MPLQKTRPGTVHRVRPDISVLADSLEVPGIGHIPVNAFVLLAAQPVVVDTGLGLPDRNFVETLSTVLDPADVRWIWLTHPDRDHTGGIFDLLAAAPEARVVTTFVAAGILSCERPLPLDRCYLLNPGETMDIGDRTLTGFRPPLFDNPATVGFFDDHSGVCFSSDCFGAPLPTAELAQADDVRDVPIDDLRTAQLLWATVDSPWVRTVDMDKYLATFHPLKDRKPDLVLSTHLPPATGITGSLLDTLTTAPDAPPFTGPDQAALEQMLAGFEPNGGGHGR
- the msrA gene encoding peptide-methionine (S)-S-oxide reductase MsrA: MAAQTQRAVLAGGCFWGMQDLIRRLPGVMATRVGYTGGDVPNATYRNHGTHAEGIEILFDPERTDFRAILEFFFQIHDPSTKNRQGNDIGLSYRSAIYYVDDEQKRIAEDTIADVDASALWPGKVVTEVEPVGPFWEAEPEHQDYLQRYPDGYTCHFPRPGWRLPARAEG
- a CDS encoding DUF5707 domain-containing protein is translated as MSRRIALSVAAGVVVLGGAGALTLAYAGDQPLALAHSTARYTAPDGDRDGSFTFETDVTASSGVKSVKVLAWAQSSFLAKNELTAKDMTHVESAVCKPSGKDTVHCTYRVKVTGSDAESSPRGAWHVAVLATAKDGTTILDTEAADFTVR